The DNA segment CTTGTGATGATGCCACCGGTCGTTGAAATCCCGCGTAAGAGCCCCTGCCGCAAGCCAAGCCGCTTTTGTTCTTCAAACACCCGCGTCGCCAGGTAGACGTTATAGTCCTGGCCAATGGCTGCCAGAATCACAAACAGGAACAACGGCACCTTCCAGTCGAGTGCCTGATAGGTGTCGGCATAAACAAAACGGAAGAACGTTTCGGTTATGCCCAGCGTCACGTAATAACTGAACAACACCGACAGGATCATGTAGGCACAAACCATCGGTCTTCGCAGAATCACCAGGAGCACCAGAAACACAGCTACGATGACGCCAATCTCGATTCGTTTTTGATCGCGCCGCGTGACAATCATCAGGTCCCGAATTGATGGCGTCGTTCCTTGGACGAAGATCTTCGTTTCGTTCCATGGCGGCGGCATCGTTTCGATCTTCGCGGTGATGTCTTGCTGAACCTTCTGCAGCAAATCGATCGCTTCGTTCGAGAATGGATTGCAGTCGAACAGGACCCGAACGAGAGCAATCTGCCCCCCTAACTGCTCGTTCTCCGCCAGAAAGAAATCCTTCGTCCCGCGGTGGCTCTTTCGCATCAGTTTGCCGATACCACGCGATGAAAATGAATAGCGAGTCGGAGCGTCGCCCAGCGGCTGCTCGCTGGTGAAGACCCGCTCGATATCTTCGTCCGATCCATGAATGGTTGTCGCGATGTCGGAAATAAACTTCTTCCCTTCCCAGGTGCTGAACTGCCCGGTCGGATTGACCAGCAGGATGGTCATCGGGCCGCTTTCGCCGAGAGGAAAATGTTTGCGGATCTGCAGCGCGGTCTGCTTGGCCATACGATCGTTTCCGAGATCGCCGAACAAATCGTACGAGACGGGGATCGCATCCCCCGTGGTGATTCGGCGATAGATACTCGGCACGCCGACAATCCCCAGCAGCAGCACAACAACCGTCAGCGTAAGCCCAGGTCGGTAACAAACCCAGTGCGAAATCTGATCCCACCAGGCTGCCGACACGGGACGGCTTTTCTCGACGAATTGGTCGGTGTCTCCCCACGGCCAGAACAGTAGCGGCCCGAGAAACTTCATGATCGCCGGTGCCAAGGTCAAACAGGTCAGGAGCGTCACCAGCAAACACAGGCCGATCGCCGGACCACTGTTACGGTACTTCTCGAAATCGGCGAAGAACATCATGCCAAGTCCAACGACCGTGGTCATGGCGCTCGCTGTTAACGCTTCGCCGACCCCTGCCAATGCCTTGCTGATCGCAAGTTGATGATCACGGCAAGCGGCCAGTTCTTCGCGGTAACGTCCGATAAGAAATAGACAGAAGTCCGTCCCTGCCCCGAATAAGATCACGACGATAAAGATGCGTGATGTTTTGAAGACCTTGAAATCGAACCAGTCCATCCCTGGCAGTAAATGGACTTGTGTAAGTAAGGCGACCAGCCAGGACGAAATGATGAATGACACCGCAATCGAAAGCAGCGGCACCGTCAGCATCATCGGCGTGCGATAGATGACCAGCAGAATGACGATGACCAGCAGGATCGTATAGAGCTCGGTGTTGGCGATACTCTCCTTCGCAGCCAGCAGCATCTCGCCGCCGATTGCTGCATTGCCGGTCACGCCGATCTGCAAATGCTTGAGCCCTGCCTCGTCCGCCTTCTTTCGCCACGTCTCGACGTATTGGCTGGCCTCTTGCAGGACGCGAATGTTATCGGTCGCCATGAACTCATTCCGCGACTCGACAACGACGAGCACCGCGTGGCCATCTTTGCTGGTCAGCATATCTCCACGGACCGGCGTGTGACGCGTCAGCACGTCGAACTGGTTCCAGTTGAATGGATCGTCCGGCACAAGCTGCGGTGACTTCTCTTTTAACTCAGGGTTCAGCGTCGTGGCTTGCTCCAGAAACTGCTGCTCCCCTGCTTCGTTCCCCATCGCTTTGCTGGCCAACGCGAGGTTCCACAGCGGATGCCAGCTTTTCGAGTCCAACAGCGCCGCTTCTTCCCAGGCCGCAATGGCTCCGACATAAGGACTTTCATCCTCCCCTGCATCGTCCGATTTCTCTTCGCTGGCTGGCTTCACATCGCGAAAGAGAAACATTCCCTGGGCGTTTTGCAGTGGCGACGCCATTCGATCTGCAAGCCGCAGATCTTCTTCATCCAGGGGCTCGTCCTCGCGTGAGATCGCAAACACGATTTGGCTTTTGGCCTGGCGCTGTGGGAATGCGTCGCGATAAAGCTTTTCTGCGATCGAGCTAGGCATGTTCGCCGGAAGAAACGCCAGATCGCCATCCAGGGTAACATCGTCCCAATGTGGGGGCGTCACGGCAGCCACCAGGGTAAACACCGTCCAGAAAACGATGATTACCAGCGAGAAGCGAACAACGAACTTCCCTAGCTGTTCGAAAAACAAAACGTGGTGCCTTGGCCATGGGCAAGAGAACAACGGACAGCAGTCTTCATCGATACAGACCGCCTAAACCGATTCATCGTAACGCTTGGCCCACAGGTCGCCAACCAGTCTGTTTCCCGCTGTTGGGGGAGACAAAAAAAGCCGAGGCTCGATCAGGCGAACTGCTCGAGCCTCGGCAAACTTACGTCGAAACCGGGAGTGACGTAGCTTATCGTTGATCTTGAGTACGGGTCGAAAGCCCAGGCACACCCAGCAACTGGCGAGCGGCGACAACGCCTGCTTCCATCACCGGGTCTCCTTTCGGAGCAGCCTCGAATGCTTGCTTCATCTCGTCCAGGTCTGGCTTGGCAGCAATGCGAACATTGACGTCCGGCGTCACGCCGTTACGGCTGATGGCCCGACCACTTGGCGAGAAGAACTTGGCCGTCGTCAGGCGAAGCCCGGTGCCGCCGGTAGCCAGTGGGAAGATCCCCTGCACCGAACCCTTACCGTAGCTGCGTTGGCCGACAACCGTGCCGCGACGATGGTCTCGGATCGCACCGGCGAAGATCTCGCTGGCACTGGCCGAGTTCGAGTCGATCAGCACGACCAGGGGCACTCGCCAGGTACCTGGCATGTGAGCGGTATAGTCAAAGTCTTCGCGAGCGTTGCGACCGCGAGTCGAAACGATCGTTCCTTGTTCGACGAACAGGTCAACCATGTCGACCGAAGCTGTCAGCAGACCGCCTGGGTTGCCTCGCAGGTCGATGACAAGGGCTCGCATCCCATCGCGGTGCAGTTTCCACAGTGCCGAGCTCAGGTCGGCTGGTGTGTTCTTCTGGAAGCTGGTGATCTTCAGATAACCGATCTTCGATTCTTGGTCCATGATGTGGATGTTGTCGACGCTAGGCACTTCGACACGATCACGGCGAACTTGCAGGTCGCGAGGTGGCTGGCCCGGACTGAGGATCGTGACGCGAACGGACGAGCCGATCGGGCCCTTCAGCATATCGGCGGCTTTCTCAGTCGAGATGATTTCGGTCTGCTGACCGTCGACAGCCACGATGCGATCGCCTGAACGAATTCCGGCCTGGTGGGCTGGACTGCCGTCGATGGCGTGCACAATCAACAGGTTGCCTTCGTCAGCCTTCAGTTCCACACCCAGACCGACGAAGTTGCCTTCGATCTGCGAGTAAACTTCAGTCAACTGATCCTGAGTCAGGAAGCTGGTATAAGGATCGAGCGACGCGGCCGTTCCACAAGCGAATTCCAGGATAGTCGCGGTTGGCGAAACTCCCAGATTCTGCCACATCAGTTCGGCAGCGTAGTTGGCCGTTTCAACCGCCTGCTGCGGCGTGGTGACGCCCTGCCAGTTGACGTTTTCATTCAACAGGCGACGAACTTGTTCAATGCGATTGCGATCAACGTTCTGCAGATTCTTGCGGCTGAAGATCTCTTCCTTCAAGGCCACGTCCAACTGCTTCACACCTTCGCGGCTAACTTCATTCCAGCGTGGCGAATCAACATAGCTGGCCTGAATCTTCTTAAGAACTTCGTCGTAAAGACGTAAGGCGTCGTCGCGGGTCATCGTCTGGACCGAGCGAACGAAGCTTTGATCGGTATAGCGACGGCCAACGTCGTAATGCAGACGAGCCAGATTCGCTTTTCGTTGGACGCTAGAATCGAAGCCGTGCAGTCGCAAAGCATCTTCATAGAAGGTCAACGCTTCGCCCCAACGACCCTGGCGTTCCAGTTGCTCGCCGTTGGCCAGCACTTCACGCACGGCCGTTT comes from the Bremerella sp. JC817 genome and includes:
- a CDS encoding MMPL family transporter, with protein sequence MFFEQLGKFVVRFSLVIIVFWTVFTLVAAVTPPHWDDVTLDGDLAFLPANMPSSIAEKLYRDAFPQRQAKSQIVFAISREDEPLDEEDLRLADRMASPLQNAQGMFLFRDVKPASEEKSDDAGEDESPYVGAIAAWEEAALLDSKSWHPLWNLALASKAMGNEAGEQQFLEQATTLNPELKEKSPQLVPDDPFNWNQFDVLTRHTPVRGDMLTSKDGHAVLVVVESRNEFMATDNIRVLQEASQYVETWRKKADEAGLKHLQIGVTGNAAIGGEMLLAAKESIANTELYTILLVIVILLVIYRTPMMLTVPLLSIAVSFIISSWLVALLTQVHLLPGMDWFDFKVFKTSRIFIVVILFGAGTDFCLFLIGRYREELAACRDHQLAISKALAGVGEALTASAMTTVVGLGMMFFADFEKYRNSGPAIGLCLLVTLLTCLTLAPAIMKFLGPLLFWPWGDTDQFVEKSRPVSAAWWDQISHWVCYRPGLTLTVVVLLLGIVGVPSIYRRITTGDAIPVSYDLFGDLGNDRMAKQTALQIRKHFPLGESGPMTILLVNPTGQFSTWEGKKFISDIATTIHGSDEDIERVFTSEQPLGDAPTRYSFSSRGIGKLMRKSHRGTKDFFLAENEQLGGQIALVRVLFDCNPFSNEAIDLLQKVQQDITAKIETMPPPWNETKIFVQGTTPSIRDLMIVTRRDQKRIEIGVIVAVFLVLLVILRRPMVCAYMILSVLFSYYVTLGITETFFRFVYADTYQALDWKVPLFLFVILAAIGQDYNVYLATRVFEEQKRLGLRQGLLRGISTTGGIITSCGLVMAGTFASMCMGTLLGVIEIGFALTVGVLLDTFVVRTVMLPCFLALMNRYTKEPELESIATE
- a CDS encoding S41 family peptidase, whose translation is MAIALLLALVTLAPATVFGQIRIPDEARIDETAVREVLANGEQLERQGRWGEALTFYEDALRLHGFDSSVQRKANLARLHYDVGRRYTDQSFVRSVQTMTRDDALRLYDEVLKKIQASYVDSPRWNEVSREGVKQLDVALKEEIFSRKNLQNVDRNRIEQVRRLLNENVNWQGVTTPQQAVETANYAAELMWQNLGVSPTATILEFACGTAASLDPYTSFLTQDQLTEVYSQIEGNFVGLGVELKADEGNLLIVHAIDGSPAHQAGIRSGDRIVAVDGQQTEIISTEKAADMLKGPIGSSVRVTILSPGQPPRDLQVRRDRVEVPSVDNIHIMDQESKIGYLKITSFQKNTPADLSSALWKLHRDGMRALVIDLRGNPGGLLTASVDMVDLFVEQGTIVSTRGRNAREDFDYTAHMPGTWRVPLVVLIDSNSASASEIFAGAIRDHRRGTVVGQRSYGKGSVQGIFPLATGGTGLRLTTAKFFSPSGRAISRNGVTPDVNVRIAAKPDLDEMKQAFEAAPKGDPVMEAGVVAARQLLGVPGLSTRTQDQR